In Psychrobacter ciconiae, the genomic window GGGTTAAAAAGGTAATCCCAAAAATATAATAATGCTGCGAGGGCACATCAAACCAAATGGCTTGACGACCATTGAAACGCAGCCATGGCAATATCAAAAACAGCGCAAGTAGCGCATACATGGTAATGACGCGGATGTTTTGATAAAAACCTTTGATAAATCGAGGATGAACGCGCTGCTTATTGGCGTTTAAATCGACCTCGCGAACAGGAATCCTATTGGGTTGTGGTGCTGACATAAACTTGCCTCTTTAAAAAAAGAATCAGTTTGCTGGCATGGGTAACAAAGAGCGGTAAAAAACTTGTGGCGTTACGATGTTATCAATGTCAGTTGAGAGGGGTAATAAAACTCTCAATGAACGGTTATCTTAGATGATACTTATTGGTTATATAGTTTAGCATCACTTAAGATGTAAATGGGGTGAATCTTCAAAAAAACAATAAGCTTAGGCGGATATATCATAGTAATTACGCTTTATATTATATCAAAATCTACGGGATTCTTTTGAAAAGAATTCAGACAATAGGGCATTAACTGTTTAGTTAAGATAAAGAACCTTGACTTCCTCCCCTCCCTAAAGAAAGGGGATTCCTACCGCTAGACGGTCAAGCCCGACCGCAAGAATGTTCTTTGCCGCGTTGATATCGCGGTCATGAGTGACACCGCACTCACAAGTCCATTCTCTTATTCCAAGGTCCTGACGCCCTTTAGGACTACTGTCACTGATTTGGCGACAACTTGAACAGGTTTGGGTGGTGTAGCTTTCATTCACAATCTCAAAACGACAACCTGCATGCTTGCATTTGTAGTCCAATTGCCGTTTGAGTTCAAACCAACCTGCATCGTAAGTCGATTTGGCAAGGTTAGTTTTTTTGGAAGTGAATGATTTTGATTTTACGTCACCAACCACAATCAGTGAATTGTTCTTAACCAATTGCGTGGTGAATTTATGAATTAAATCTTGGCGAGTATTTTTAATCTTGGCGTGAATGGCTTGGGCGCGCTGTTTGTTCTTGGCACGCCCCGCTATTGCCAGTTTTTTAGCCCATTTTTGAGTTTGTTTGACGGTGAGGGTGTCGCCATCTGAGGTGGTTGCAGCTTCTTTGAGTCCTAAATCAATGCCAATCTGACCCGTTCCGCCTTGGGCTTTGGCGTCATTTTGGGCTTTGGCTTTAACGGTGATGCAAGCGTACCATCTACCTCTTGCGTCTTGAACCAATTCAAGGGTATTGATTTGGCATAGGCTTAAATTGTAGCTGTCAAACAACTCAATGATCAGCTTTTGACCTTTGGCTAAGCTCAATTGAATGGTGGATTTCAGCGCCTTTTTACCGCTTTGGCGTGTGGCAAGGTGTTTGATGGCTGACTTTTTAAACGGTATCCAACCTAAGCTTTTCGTTTTGGCTTTGGGCTTATTGGTTCGCCATCTTAATTTGGCTTTTTTAAACTGCTTTCGGTTTTTGGCATGGGTTTCACTAATCGCTTGAATGGTTTGCGAATGTAAGCCAAGCAGAGCGCCTGAACCTTTGGTGTATTCGGCTAAGTCGTAAGCGCTAAAAAACTTTCCAGTTCGCTGTAAATGTTTAAAACTCAACTCATTGACGTAGTTCCAAACAAAGTTAACCGAACCACTTATCGCGGTCAGTTGTTTGGCGTGTTTGTCTTTAAGCCTGAGTTTAAGAGTTTTCATGGTTTGATTTTGCTGGGTTGAGTGAATTTTAGCAAGCTTCACACAATTCTAAGCGTCAACACCTGTCGCCTGATATCCATGCCTAGGGCGGCATGGTTTTACGGCGATTTGAGATAAAAAAAGGAGCTTAATGCAAGCTCCTTTTTTTATTTATTAAATAATATTAACTTTCATTAGCAGCAGCAGGTTTTGCAGCTTTTGGTGCAGTAGTACTGGCAGGGACTTTTGCTTTGTCTGTTGCAGCACCACGGTCTGACAATGAGTAAACATAGGCTGATAAGAGCATAATGCGCTCATTACCAAGCTTGCTTTCCCATTCAGGCATAACACCTGCTCGACCATAACGTAGGGTATCGCGAACGACTTCACGGTCGCCGCCATATAACCAAATGTCATCGGCTAAGTTTGGCGCGCCAGTTGCCGTCATACCTTTACCATCTGCACCATGGCAAAGGGCGCACTGTTGACCAAAGATGGCTTCACCTTGAGCGACAAGTGTTTTGTCAAGCGGAAGGTTGTTTTTGCCACCGTGGTTTGGTGATAACGACAGGACGTATTCTGAGGTTGCTCGGACACCATCTTCACCAAGCTGATCACGCCAAGCTGGCATTCCGCCAACACGACCTTTATGAAGTGTGGTCAAGATGTTCTCAGCCTCACCGCCATATAGCCAATCGTTGTCAGTGAGGTTAGGGTAGCCTACCGCGCCTTTAGCGTTTGAACCATGACAAACCGCACAGTTTTGCAAAAACAAACGGCTACCAACTTTTAGCGCATTCGGATCCGCGGCAAGTTTTTCTACATAAGGTCCAAGCTCATTGATTTTAGCATCAATGTTAGATTGCAAATCTGCAGGCGGCGTCTCACTTTTGCGCAACGTTTCTTGCATCTCGGCTAACGATTTTAGCGTAGCGGTCGCGCCACTAGCACCCGCCTTTGCCAAAATGTTTTGTTCAAAGTTATCAGTAAAGACCTTATTGTTGCTCTCAAGATCACTGAATAACTCGTTTCGTGATGTCCAAGGTACAGTTTCGCCGTCAACTTCAACGGTTGAAATGCCTTTCCAATGAGATGGGAAAATCGCAGGGAAGAACACCCAATACAAGGCGCCCCAAATAATTGACCCAAAAAATATTACTAACCACCATTTAGGCAATGGCTTGTCGTATTCTTGAATGCCGTCATAGCTGTGACCGGTCGTTCCGTCTTCTTCTACTGTGGGTTTATATTTTAGTACAAATAGTAAGACCCCGAGAATGAACAACCAGCACCCAATACTTAATACGGTAATCCAAGAACTCCAAAAAAATGTCATCATTTGTCCTTATTGCGCGTCTCATCTGATGAGGTAGGCTCTACCTCATCGTCAAGCGCAAGTTGTGCATCTTCTTCGAAGCGTTTTTTGTTTTTTGGCGAATACGCCCACCATGCGACTGCCACGAAGGCAATAAACGCTGAAACGGTCGCAATCGTTTGTAATTCACCAATACTCATTAGCGCTGTCCTTCCATCGCGGTGCCAAGTTGTTGTAAATAAGCGACTAAAGCATCAAGCTCAGTTGCGCCCTGAACAGCATCTGGCGCACCTTCAATGTCATCTTCTGTGTAAGGTACACCAAAGCGGTCACGGAATAAGCGCATTTTTTTCTGAATATCATCACCCTTGACTTCGCTTGTGGCAAGCCATGGGAATCCTGGCATCACAGATTCAGGAACCAATGAGCGCGGGTCAATTAAATGCTGCTTTTGCCAATCTTCAGAGTATCTGCCACCAACGCGAGCAAGGTCAGGTCCGGTACGCTTTGAGCCCCATAAAAATGGATGGTCCCAAGTAGATTCAGCCGCGCGCGAATAAGGTCCATAACGCTCAACCTCGGCACGAAGTGGTCGCACCATTTGGGTATGACAAACGTGACAACCCTCGCGAATATAAATCTCGCGACCTTCAAACTCAAGCGCTGTCCAAGGCTTCATTGAAGGCATAGGGGTGTTTACCCCGCCTTCTTCAGGCGCTTTTTGATCATAAATAAGTGGTACGATTTCGACCAGTGTTGCAAAGCTAATTGCAATCACGATAAAGATGACCAACAAGCCTGTATTTTTTTCAATTATTTCATGCGGAATACCAGCCATGATAGCTCCTTACACTTTAGCAGTCTGTGACTCATCAACACTAGGTTCATGATCAGTAGGATCGGCGACATCGACAGGTTTACCTTCAGGCATTTGCAAGGTTTTGTAGCAGTTGTAAGCCATGACCACCATTCCTGATACATATAACAGACCGCCAAACGCGCGACCAATATATGGGAAATGAGAGAACTCAACGGTATCAACAAAGCTATAAACCAAAGTACCATCAGGGTTGGTTGCAAGCCACATCATGCCTTGACCAATTCCTGAAATCCACATAGAAACGATATAGAAGATAGTCCCAGCAGTTGCAAGCCAAAAGTGCGTAGTAATCAAGCTGATAGAGTACATTTTAGGCTTGTTATAAATGCGCGGTAATAGTACATAAAGCGAACCGATGGTAATCATTCCCACCCAGCCAAGTGCGCCTGAGTGAACGTGACCTACTGTCCAGTCGGTGTTGTGTGACAACGCGTTGACCGTTTTGATTGACATCATCGGACCTTCAAA contains:
- a CDS encoding RNA-guided endonuclease InsQ/TnpB family protein, yielding MKTLKLRLKDKHAKQLTAISGSVNFVWNYVNELSFKHLQRTGKFFSAYDLAEYTKGSGALLGLHSQTIQAISETHAKNRKQFKKAKLRWRTNKPKAKTKSLGWIPFKKSAIKHLATRQSGKKALKSTIQLSLAKGQKLIIELFDSYNLSLCQINTLELVQDARGRWYACITVKAKAQNDAKAQGGTGQIGIDLGLKEAATTSDGDTLTVKQTQKWAKKLAIAGRAKNKQRAQAIHAKIKNTRQDLIHKFTTQLVKNNSLIVVGDVKSKSFTSKKTNLAKSTYDAGWFELKRQLDYKCKHAGCRFEIVNESYTTQTCSSCRQISDSSPKGRQDLGIREWTCECGVTHDRDINAAKNILAVGLDRLAVGIPFL
- the ccoP gene encoding cytochrome-c oxidase, cbb3-type subunit III, translating into MTFFWSSWITVLSIGCWLFILGVLLFVLKYKPTVEEDGTTGHSYDGIQEYDKPLPKWWLVIFFGSIIWGALYWVFFPAIFPSHWKGISTVEVDGETVPWTSRNELFSDLESNNKVFTDNFEQNILAKAGASGATATLKSLAEMQETLRKSETPPADLQSNIDAKINELGPYVEKLAADPNALKVGSRLFLQNCAVCHGSNAKGAVGYPNLTDNDWLYGGEAENILTTLHKGRVGGMPAWRDQLGEDGVRATSEYVLSLSPNHGGKNNLPLDKTLVAQGEAIFGQQCALCHGADGKGMTATGAPNLADDIWLYGGDREVVRDTLRYGRAGVMPEWESKLGNERIMLLSAYVYSLSDRGAATDKAKVPASTTAPKAAKPAAANES
- a CDS encoding cbb3-type cytochrome oxidase subunit 3, translated to MSIGELQTIATVSAFIAFVAVAWWAYSPKNKKRFEEDAQLALDDEVEPTSSDETRNKDK
- the ccoO gene encoding cytochrome-c oxidase, cbb3-type subunit II; its protein translation is MAGIPHEIIEKNTGLLVIFIVIAISFATLVEIVPLIYDQKAPEEGGVNTPMPSMKPWTALEFEGREIYIREGCHVCHTQMVRPLRAEVERYGPYSRAAESTWDHPFLWGSKRTGPDLARVGGRYSEDWQKQHLIDPRSLVPESVMPGFPWLATSEVKGDDIQKKMRLFRDRFGVPYTEDDIEGAPDAVQGATELDALVAYLQQLGTAMEGQR